The Cyprinus carpio isolate SPL01 chromosome A10, ASM1834038v1, whole genome shotgun sequence nucleotide sequence TCGAGACTGGTTGTCCTCTAGAGGAGAGAAAAAGTGATACAGAGAGAGAGCCCACACATGAGTTGCATAGTTGAAAGAAGGGATGTGGTCTCTTGGACAGTATGATCTTTCCAAACCATTAATATGCAGCATTAAACTAAAACCAGAGACTGTGCACTCGCTTTCCTTTTGATCACTGCCCACTATGTACAGAATTTCAAAGTAAAGCTTTCATAACACCCATTTGCATATTtgtaccttaatttttttttcctcaaggaGAGAAACACACCGACTTTACACATATCTACAAGTTCTGCCTTTTTGCAATGTATTGAGGTACCTGTACATTCCAAGACCATTTTTCCATGTTGGAGCGCTTGTCAATGAGCTCAAGATCAGTGTACTGTACACGTTTAAGAATACACAGCAATGAACAGGATAAAAGAGCATGAAAAATCTCAGTCTTTTGTACaaaagcaaaatgcaaaaaaaacaaaacaatcagttATGCACAATCTATACACAGATATGATACAGCCTCAAGTGCTTGATTTTGAGTTCCATTTCAGTCCATCAGGGGTCTCACCGTGCCtcaatgtctttgtgtgtgtgtgaaggggttCTGTCTCTAATGTCAGTGCCGAGTGGGGTAGTCCGTCTGGGAGATGTGGAACGCGCTCCCAGGGTTGGGATAAGAGGGGGTGGGGCACTGAGTGATGCGGTGGGAGGAGTTTTGTTGAGGATTCCGTTCTGGGCAGCTACGGCAGAAGAGGGGCTAACCCGGGGGTAGTGCATGCTGGGAAGTCCAGGTGCCATGAGACCCGGGTGAGGAAGGTGTCCATCTAAAGCGTGGTGATGCATCGGATGCAGACGCCCCTGCTCGTAGTCTTCTCGGAGCAAGTGCAGACGTTCCCGCTCCTCTATGTGCGCCCGCTCTTGTTCCCGCCGCTGTTCCAAGGTCAGTCCGTGAGGGAGGTCTCGGTTAAAGTCATGAGGCTCACGGTCCCGATACAAGCGCTCTGCTTCATAAAGGCGTGGTGCTGCTAACCGGTGCAGGGGGTCATTCCGCAGTAGCAGATCTCGAGCTAACGGATCCCTCCGGTGGATATCGAGTCCCCGGTAAGGGTCCCTCATGGGATCCCAATGAAAGGCGGGATAGGGGAACCTCTCTGCCCCTGGGATGGGACTGATACCCATGAAGGGGGCCACCATACGAGTCCTCTCCAGACTACTGATACTGTTTATGGGATGCATACTGGGCATGCCCATGGGTACAGGCATTGAAGATGGAGGGTGGAGAGCAACAGGAGGAGGTGCTTGTGGTGTGGATCTTTGCTCCGGGGATCTCCCCGTGGGACCATCCTGCTCCTCTTTCCTCTCTTCTTTCACCTTCACCTCACTGTTTTTCTTCTCATAGGTGATATCGCCCTTCTTCTCCAGAACATCTCGAGTCAGCCCGCCGTTCACCCGATCTATGGTGCCTGGCCGCATGTAGGGTGATGCTGTAACCCGATTTGCTGGCTTGTCTTCAGAAACCCGGCTGTCGTGGATGACGGGAGTGTCTTTGTCAGTGTGGTGATTCTCTTTCACCTTGTGGTCATCTGTGTTGGAGTCTTTCCAGTCCGAGTGCTCTCGTTCTCTCTCACGATCTTTGGGCTTGTCCTTATCCCGAGACTCACTAGAAGGGATGTGGTTCCGGGAGGGCTCAGATGATCGGGTGTGACTCATCAGAGTGAGGGGGTTAACAGGAATCGGGGATGGGTGATTTTGGTGCCTCTTTTCCGCAGTTTCCCTAGAGGTGAAACAGATAATTAATATTGGGCAAATTATTTTTTGCCAGAATAAACCCAGAgagggtttattttgcaattaccAGCCAActgtacattaatattattacagtaataaaagtaataatgccacttatacttaaaaatatatatatccctGACAGATGATATCATATGACTGTTTAGTATCATCCATACAGCTCTACACACCGCTCTTTATCATCCTTGTTGACTGATGAATCCCTCTTGTCCAGGTcacgttctctctctctgtccctttcTCGTTCTCTCTCATGGGAGCTGACCGACGCGCTGCGTTCAGTGTCTCCAGGTTTGAGCCAGGGAGGTGGGGTGGGGAAGGATGGCGGAGTGCGGTGGAGTCTGTTCCATGGCTCATGGGGTCCGTTGAAGTGCTGTTGTGCGCTGGGTGCATCTTTGTGGCCAAATACAGAGTTGGATGCTgggagatgtaaaaaaaaacgaCATGGTGAGATTATATTTATCTTGATCTTTTCTATTTCATGCATGAGTAGGCTTACTCTTTGATGTcagaatattaaatatgtgttgTAATTTCAACCTACAATTAGTCTgataactgaaatatataaatgtactgcatttgtaaatgataaaatgttgACTGAAGGTGAATTTTCTAATACAAaacatagggctgggcgataaaacgaTATGAAGAGTTCAATAAATGTTCGCTATAATGTTTATGCGCCAAAAGCAAGGAACGAAGATCTAGTGTgaataggggtgtaacgatacgtGTACCGTGTACCGAACGGTTCCctggcaaattccaaatggaagtgatcatccctgtccccttggagtggggactttggagtgagcagggcacgtgcaTGCCAGTATGTAGTcgtttggaatgcacttggcaaaaggagcgatgtaatttcctcattatcttcagctgggatgttcctgtGACAACGCACCACGGTGTGCGTCAGCAGATGACGctgttttaatgtcataaatgactttttattgttgttagcataactgttgcaaataaacattattattttattttttttaagtttttcaaatatacaaaaaaaaaaataaaaaataaaaaaaaaaaaattttttattttttatcaaaaaagcTGGTGTCCATCAGCGAATCTGCTGACGGACACCGTGCAGGAGTccgggtggagatgcacgtacgcaaaatctagcttttgtgcatacgtacacttttaggatgaaatctacagagagttttataaatgagacctcAGAACTGCTCTGAGATTCACTTCATAAGCATCTGACCATTTGATTTTAGTAAAACtggcgtcatatcacatacacagaactgtaaaggtattcacggcaaccagTCAAAAAAGTCcagtttgatttgaagacattatgcctattactttttttcagtagatTGTACATagactactactaaaatgaaacaaacattattttttaaggaataatctaacaacatttcttccattttttaaaattttaatagtaaatcccctttgttgccaaaaaataaagtttgcttaattttcaataattaaaagataaatgaaattaatgttctatgccttcatttgataaccagaaaaaatgtaaatacacaacagaatttctgagggaaaaaaattcataaggctactttaagaaaaaaagtaataaatattttctttatgcattcaaataattagacatgctaaaacagaaaatggtaacaataaaaaataaaatatttcataaggccttaaacgtaatttttgttaaacttttaataaatgtttcatgattttaattaattagacttgctttttgattaataaaatttaatttaactattaaaaaggagtcgagaaaaaagtcgaaggggggggaaaaaaaatttaactggaAAAAatttacaatggaaaaaaaaaaaaaaaaacaatccagaaaaagaaggaaaaaaaaaaaaatttaaaaaaaaaaaaaaaaaaatggaactgaatttaggaaaaaataaaacggatttcatagggccctacaatatcactcattagaacatgcaaattaatttttatattaagatatttattttaagaaaaaattaatggtctggtttctacaactttcactctggagcaaaaatctggctttaaattggaaagaaataaagatttgacatttattgtgataatttttttggccatatcgcccagccctaacaaAACAGTTGACTAATTGGCACTCACCGAGTGCTGGGTTTCCCAGTCCACCAAAGGCTGCAGTGCTTAATGAGGCCAGACCTCCAAATGTAGACGGTCTGTTAAAGGGCTCTGTCAGTCAAAACAGGAACAAAGGATCAGTCAATTAAATGATTATGTGAATCATCAACGAATTACAGCTTTCTTCATCGCAGaatgttatgatttaaaatacaCCCACCCCCCACTGAACCCTAAGTTTAAAAATTAACAGATATATAAACGTTTTAGCAATATATATACCCACTAGGGATGCCACAATTTTCAATATAATATTGAACCATTAATttccatgcattttatttattttttgttgttttgatttggcCAATCTCTGACTTCCACAAACTGCATTGTGatcatttcccaaaatgtaatttgtttggAAATATTAAGAGGTCTGTAAATGAGtgttaacagaggccagagatgctgaagatGGATGCAATGACGAGAAAACTGTAGCAGGCAGAGCAagctcactgttcatgatgcgcaaaatattggaagaaaatcctaaatattgaattggaggtttatataaatgtatttctgaggggaaattaaaattttagatggtattttcttttcatcttacctccatataatgcattttaaagtagtgtttataagcgctgaggctgctttgtttactgcagtaaccaaggaaacactatTGCTGCTGTTGCATaggtgccacctgctgtcagacaaTAAATTTGCATTCTCATTCagtatgctgtttttgtttcgttCAGTTGTTATTTAGCATAGTTTCGCAAAGctgtcagaccattctgtttttgcttcaatttTTGAAACggttaaatctaatttaaatcaaaaactgGTCATGCTACATGTttgtagcatctttgtttggattgtgattaaaatggAATAGTTgcctcttattttttttaatttttacagatgGCTTGTAACAGAGCAAATAAGCATCTTGTTCATGTACTCctattttcattctttcttgtctcttgtttaaaaaaatgaaatcaataaaaaaaagaaaaattggaaATTGGAATTGGCCATGAAAAATTAAGGTCAATGCAACTTTTagatttagcagacgcttttatccaaagtgactggGAATTGAaaccacaaccttttgtgctgctaacgcaatgctctaccactgagccattATACAGTACAATAGGACTGTCTGCAAGtggaattttataaaataaagaacaagTATAGCAATAAAAACGTTTTTTTCCTCTTACTGCTCCTGTCTTCTAAGCctagaagaacaacaacaacaaaaaaaagctgaTGTGCCATGCCAAcagaaccaaaccaaaccaaaaaccgtggttaaaaaaaaacaagacatgtATTAAAATGTGGGCTAATTGTATTGTTGCATTCCTAAAATCCACTGACTATCAGAGAAGTGTTCAGTAACCCTTAATCCAGGGTTGTCCAATCCAtctcctggagggccaatatccagtagagtttagctccaatcctaattaaTAGGGGCTGAACAGTTAACACAGGAActgtcacttgcacaatcgaggcagtgtcGCATCGTCACTAagtttataaattacatttcttttcaaatcttgccagtgtttaaaccattcagcacTCGCACGCTCTCCTGGAGACCGTGCGCTCATGCACACTCGAAGCATATTTTTATCAACTCGCTCATGTTAACGGATtaaagtgttcacactgcacccGGCAGTGCGTTCCAGTAGCGGTGTGTCTGCAGCAGCGCAGAGATTGTTTCCACACAGAGTCTATTTTTAAAGCTGCAAacgctgaattaaagtaacagcacattgtttgcagtaaatatgaacatgaattgacacgaaaatgtagtaattacaccataaatgcatattattaaagtctactgtgtttcacagtcaacacgtatggctttttggctaggtttaaaggaaaagagcacttttagataaataAGGCAATAACAGATGGCACTCGTGGAGAtaggaaaacaaagttctttatgaactgcaggattgcttgtaataaagaataaaatgcaaaagaaaaggcagtagagatgactttctgtcaatggtaagttttaatttagaatgtttgtgataatgtaagaaaagtaatttaaatgtttgccacttgcttgagtaACTTCatatataaatctagaagtaaataaaaaagcaaaaaccatTGAATAACATGTTTCTTATATTTACTGCGTTTAAACACatctatgaaagattgtattagCTACTACACTGTGTATAAAAagaatcacaatgctgaaaaagcatttttagtaacaatgtttggatttgaaatcaaaataatggataaatgttgtgtttgtagtaAACAGCCATGGATCGGTTGCAGACTCCTGTATGAAAAGTACAGTGAGCAtccctcaaattaaaaaatcccctctcacaagagtcacctaagaggggaattcattttcaaaaatgaaattcaggccctgaataaatgtctaaaattccTGATTGGGGTcttactataaataattctacatgataaaaagaaggctttaaaaagatcggtatcggTGATTGTATCGGCAGATACCgctttctgtgatcggcctcaaaaaacatgatcggagcacccctactaattaaacacacctgaaccagctaatcaaggtctgcaGGATTACTATAGTCtttcaggcaagtgtgttgggacaaactggagctaaactctgcaggacattaaACTCTCCCGCCCACCTTAGAATACACACACTTCAGTCAAGAATTATCAGTTGTTGATTGCACAGTGACACCTAGTGGAGGAGTGTGAATGTGCATATGTAAGTGTCTTGTCAACTTACCAAAGTGGGGTGCTGGGGTAAGAAAGTTGCTAGGATGATGTGAAGGGTGTCCGAAAGGTGCAGCTGAGGGATGTGTGGACCCTGAAACCAAGACAGATAATGATGACATTTCTTCCAATCTTATTAAAGCAAGTCTAAGGGTCTAGCTCATAGGTTCCCAACTCCAGTCCTGGCGCCTCCCCGCTCTGCGTATTTTGTAAGCCTCTCTTATCTGACATGCTCAGTTGAAGGGTGGGCTCAATTTGACTGTATGTTAGTGGACTTCAAAGGATTTTCCGCCTTCTTTAGGGATATTCCAATCCAAagcaggtgtgtttggtgtgttaaTGTATTGGGAACTCCTTGTCTAGCTGCAAAAGCTGCCTAGACAATACATCCTTGACAGGAGTGAAAATACAATACATAGAAACATTTTAGTGTAATCATGTTGTTTGCACTCTATCAACAAAGCAGCTCACTTACAGCATAGATTGCTAATTATAATGAAAGCCTTTAAGTTTTGTTACTTCACTCGCTTGTAGTATAGGTGGCATGTAATGAGTATCAAGAAATGGggactaaaatatttaaagtgatcCAATTTATTAAGAAACAGAAAATCACTAATATCAGGGCTGACTAACCCAAAGACATTGGAAGCTCTGCTTTTGATTGGAGTAGTGACGGCGATCTCTCTCAAATCTACTAAGATTTGGGTCATCTACTCACCTGCTGCTGAGAAAAGCGATGCAGGTCGCGCCAAATCATGAGGGTGATGGATAGCTCCAAAAAAGGTGGGACCTGGGGGTCGACTTAGGAACTCCGGTTTGAGGCCAAAGTCCAACTTGTGTGGGTCAACCTGCATCTGCTGCTGAAGAAGGCCAGGCACAAGAGAGAATTAATGTGATACCCCTCCAAAAGTACCTCAGAAATTAAAAAAGGCTGTATTCTATTCTGAAGATCAGAGTTaacaaagaggagaaaaaaagggaGCAGCAAATAATATTTCTTTCCATATGTAATGCTGATCCTGATTGGAGGGTGCAGTAAAATTCAAATCTGGTAATGTACGTAAATCTCACCTTTACTTTCTGTTGGTGGTGGTAAATTTGCCAGGCTATATGAACATGCATAGCACACCACTTTCCTGGTTTCTGTGGAGACAGACAAGATAAGATTTTCATGTTCACACATGACTACATACATGTTAGTTtcattttattgctttaaaaCTTCTAAACACTTCTATTAGAGAATGCTGGGTAcatctgaaaatattatttataattttatgcaaTATCATTGAACATTTTAAAGTAAGATTTAACTTGCAAAGTTAATATGAAGTTTCTTTGTATTTTCCCATGTTTTAGGAACAGTTGCAAATTAATTCAGGAAAATGTCATTACAAAGTGTTTTCAGTGATAAGGGAGTCCTATAGTGTCTCATATAGACTCTGAGATGAGACCGTCGAGTCCCAGTGCACAGCTAATTAAAAAGACTGCGGCGCGGAAGGCAGGTGCTTGGTGGAAGGTGGGATTAAACTGTAACGAGCTTTTTTACTCTATTTCCTGCTGAGTCCTGTGGGGAAACATACTGAATAACTGATAAAGCAGTCTTACCCTGAGAACCGGCCGGAACGGATCTGTCAGCTAGAGAGGAGAGGGGAAAAAGAGAGCAAGAGTGAGAGAGATTAGGGACACAAAGCTGTCACTCAGGACTTTTAATTAGCATCCGAGCATTACTTCATCACTGaccaaattaaaatgttaaaatttcccTTTCTAATGAAGGATTTCATGGAATAATTAGGCCAGAATTCAGAGTATTCCCCTTCCTATCTCTGCCTGCATACCAAAGTGGGAAACAGTATAATGTGTTCCTAAAAATGTAACACTTAGTTTGCCCATAGTGTCATTCAATACTAGTTTAAAAAATCCACAGGTTTGTTCGTTGTAAAGAGCATGTTTGGGGTCCGTACCCGAGGGTCTTTCTGAAGGAGTGTGTGTGGGACGGCTCCAGGCCTGGCTGCCACATCTAGAGGGTTTGAGATCTGTAGTACACAAAGAGAAAACTTAAGtatattcagccaatcacatgatAGCTAAACCATTCAGTATCATCTCTCACTTACTCTAGAATTACTGGTAGCTAACTAAGGGTACATCACCAGACTGAACATCCCGAGAAAACATCTGAAATTGATTCTCTATTTATACTGTACCTATACATAACATTAAAGAAGAAACAGACTCTGAGATCTGTTTATATTTAGCTAGATCTGTTCCATGTGTGCAGGAGTACATTTGGAACAGCACAGGAGGTTAGTTTTTGGAGTAGTCTTGACATTCCAACATATAGCATTTGATATTGTGATACCCTGGGCTGGAACGCTCCCTGCAGAGATCCGAAGGGTCCCGTTGGGGGGATGACGGGCGGAATGCCAGACACCGCTGGGGGGTAAGAGTGGAACAgctgagaaaagaaaaaggataCAAGACACAGTCACTCTGTGAAGTTCTTGTTTGATCGTGTCAGCTGTTTACAGTTCTACAGTGAGACCGGAGCCTGCAGGTCCCTGTACAAACTACAAAACATCAGCTGCTGACATTTAAATGAACTTCATTACATGCTGCATAATATGAAAATACACACCATGTGAAAATAATTCACAACAATTTATGCTTAGTTTTTCTCTctatgaatgaataaaagaaagaatgagaCTACAGATCCTATATTCTGCTGCATATAATGATACAACCTTCATCTGACCTGCGGCTGTTGTGACATTCAACCAAGATTAATGGTGAGCTGAATTTACAGTATAGGTCACCATCTAAACCAACTCTGATAGCAATGACTGTTATCACCACAATGCACTCCATAATACATGTAATTACTGCAGTGTGTGTTCATGGGTGGGtgtcacaaatgaatcattgctAAATGGCGACTCCATAATCAAAGGGCAgagatcaaataaattaaagttgcATTAACCTGTTGGACAGGCATTTAgaatgaaacacattttatctCTTAACAAGGTCCCCACACTCACTAGCAAGGCATTTTTTtcgcaataaaaaaatatgcagccaatttacttaataaaataattttttaataaaaaaagtgtgcttaatacCTTTATATAGTAATggttttatagaaatattaaggCACTTAAGGCCAACTGTAGATATAATTACAGCTAGATATAAAAAAGCTGTGACCAGCATGGCCCCTATTGCTTAAAACACCCATAATGCCAAACATGATGAAATTAGATTATggaagcaaaaattaaaaaagacaacaatCACTACActaaggaagaagaaaaaagccaccacagcaaatggcaaaaacatgacagGGACTCACGCTATGTCTGTAGAAGGGGTCGACTTTTGTGGGGTATTTGTCGAACTGTGGAGGAAAAGAGAAACAGTGCTCAGTACACACAGGAGTCCTTCAGGCCTACAAACAACTTACTCAGGACAAATATCTTGTGGAGTCTCCACATGTGCTCTCCAGAAAAGTGTTTGGTTGGCAGTAAAATGGTCTCTGCCCTGATTAATGAACGTTAGCACAGAAAATAGCCTTGCATTATTTCTGCTGGCCCCATCCAGGCTGTCGTTTTGCGATTTACAGTGAATTATGACAAGGTCTTTCTCTTGTTACTGTGTATTACTCAGCAATTCTGTGAGTGGTCAAACAGAAGACATTCGGCTGTCTAAAAATAGCATTTCAAACAGCTCATTTAACAGGGTTTGAGTGGTCTAATCTGGATCCAGACAGAATGTTTCCCACTTGCAAGTAAACAATGTGGCTCGCAAACTAGTTTTCAAACTGTGCTGCACATTAGCTAACAGAGTGCCATTCTCAGAGGTCTTTGAATCTGGAATGGTTCAAAAGCTGCTTTTAAGCCTCTGTGGGCAGTGTGGTTAAGGTCGAGCTGTGTGTGGGAGTGTCTGTATGAAGCCTCAACTCAATAATCAGCTCTGCTGCCTGCCAACCAAAAGCCCTCAGTCAAAAATCCATCAGaccaaaatgatgtcattaaactGGGAATGAATAAACTAGTATTAAGTTCTCAAGGCTTGGCTGGAACAAAAACATATCCCCAGTAGCTCTGACTGCCAATTCTAAAATCAGGACAGAGAACAGAGAGTAGAGAAGCATGCCAGAGAAAAACAGCAATTTTTCAACAAAGAAAAGCCACATTGTGGCGAGAGAGAAACACATGGTTACAATTGAGAGAGCGAGCCACTGCCCTGACTTCCAGTGTTTACTGAATCAGCATACTGTACTGCACAAGTTTATAATTCAGCAGTCgttgcaatacacacacacacacaaacacacacacacacagacacacacacacacacaaacacacacatatgcacaaatTTAGAAGTTACCTACAGTATTCCCAGTTTTTGACCATTGATTTTTTCCAGTTATCTCTGATGACTCACTAGGGATTTTTACAAATCATGCTGATGGATTTGATTTTTACAGACTCGCTAATAAATCATCATTTGTGAACCGGCCTGTATAATTCATTAAATAGACACATTATAGAAATTTCCATGACCGTGGGAACCCTGTATCCTATATGCatgcatttgattttaatgtgtatacatttatattatacatacagtCATCCATTTAACCACTCAAGCAtctccaccttattttgcaatgcagaaataagctattttctttgaatgtgcgagacttccgatTCATTTGCTTCTATAGGTAAATAACTTGAAgaataataaaaagcagtaaacGGTTAAACTCTTTGCGCTATAAaccaatgtatttattataataatgaattaaaataattatcacaaaaaactgtttgcaatatcaagcagcataacagactgTTTCTTGTAGAGGTAAAATATCTAGAAGCAAATAACACCAGAAGCCTCCATCACc carries:
- the LOC109097628 gene encoding autism susceptibility gene 2 protein-like isoform X4, which encodes MDGPRKKRKSRSVRDRERVSNGIRNNHVRGSMLRFSSESEREDSTNPSSSSRPRPPRRKRKESTSAEEDIIDGFSISGFMTLEALEKDMTLKPHERRQNQAGPLRKKKPGRVANGLSFDLHKDRLNHSNHQHHHSDQENNPHLAHTHSKKKKHLQKKHRPLKPGQNNCKESDSESVSGESKPSIRSSSRDRLTDCDSESDQEDKGSDASSEKLFSTAAVKVPDFSVDTLSTNASQELQGLGIPKVSGLERSQEKSQETSRELSSATPSLVPTSHPKPPLPAPLHIQPPPSNRGIPLNPSPVQTQHPCPDHPLRPLLPPTTLPQTQGQEPSQAPPAQPQHPPEPPPHPRPPRTPGIYHHPPSPVLPAQQNPIQPVQHRPPSRCHPRPISAYSSSLTLNGLSSSRSSTPGKLPGPSPTPHLHHHQPAPTGAEASFPLPLPANPTASHTFPPSLPPSTLPHHTNMFASPAALPPPPPLTSNTLPVPGHPAGSAYSEQDLLRQELNTRFLASQSADRGASLGPPPYLRTEFHQHQHQHQHQHTHQHTHQHTFTPFPHAIMPTPAPPMVRTPARNFDKYPTKVDPFYRHSLFHSYPPAVSGIPPVIPPTGPFGSLQGAFQPRISNPLDVAARPGAVPHTLLQKDPRLTDPFRPVLRKPGKWCAMHVHIAWQIYHHQQKVKQMQVDPHKLDFGLKPEFLSRPPGPTFFGAIHHPHDLARPASLFSAAGSTHPSAAPFGHPSHHPSNFLTPAPHFEPFNRPSTFGGLASLSTAAFGGLGNPALASNSVFGHKDAPSAQQHFNGPHEPWNRLHRTPPSFPTPPPWLKPGDTERSASVSSHERERERDRERERDLDKRDSSVNKDDKERETAEKRHQNHPSPIPVNPLTLMSHTRSSEPSRNHIPSSESRDKDKPKDREREREHSDWKDSNTDDHKVKENHHTDKDTPVIHDSRVSEDKPANRVTASPYMRPGTIDRVNGGLTRDVLEKKGDITYEKKNSEVKVKEERKEEQDGPTGRSPEQRSTPQAPPPVALHPPSSMPVPMGMPSMHPINSISSLERTRMVAPFMGISPIPGAERFPYPAFHWDPMRDPYRGLDIHRRDPLARDLLLRNDPLHRLAAPRLYEAERLYRDREPHDFNRDLPHGLTLEQRREQERAHIEERERLHLLREDYEQGRLHPMHHHALDGHLPHPGLMAPGLPSMHYPRVSPSSAVAAQNGILNKTPPTASLSAPPPLIPTLGARSTSPRRTTPLGTDIRDRTPSHTHKDIEAR
- the LOC109097628 gene encoding autism susceptibility gene 2 protein-like isoform X1; the encoded protein is MDGPRKKRKSRSVRDRERVSNGIRNNHVRGSMLRFSSESEREDSTNPSSSSRPRPPRRKRKESTSAEEDIIDGFSISGFMTLEALEKDMTLKPHERRQNQAGPLRKKKPGRVANGLSFDLHKDRLNHSNHQHHHSDQENNPHLAHTHSKKKKHLQKKHRPLKPGQNNCKESDSESVSGESKPSIRSSSRDRLTDCDSESDQEDKGSDASSEKLFSTAAVKVPDFSVDTLSTNASQELQGLGIPKVSGLERSQEKSQETSRELSSATPSLVPTSHPKPPLPAPLHIQPPPSNRGIPLNPSPVQTQHPCPDHPLRPLLPPTTLPQTQGQEPSQAPPAQPQHPPEPPPHPRPPRTPGIYHHPPSPVLPAQQNPIQPVQHRPPSRCHPRPISAYSSSLTLNGLSSSRSSTPGKLPGPSPTPHLHHHQPAPTGAEASFPLPLPANPTASHTFPPSLPPSTLPHHTNMFASPAALPPPPPLTSNTLPVPGHPAGSAYSEQDLLRQELNTRFLASQSADRGASLGPPPYLRTEFHQHQHQHQHQHTHQHTHQHTFTPFPHAIMPTPAPPMVRTPARNFDKYPTKVDPFYRHSLFHSYPPAVSGIPPVIPPTGPFGSLQGAFQPRISNPLDVAARPGAVPHTLLQKDPRLTDPFRPVLRKPGKWCAMHVHIAWQIYHHQQKVKQQMQVDPHKLDFGLKPEFLSRPPGPTFFGAIHHPHDLARPASLFSAAGSTHPSAAPFGHPSHHPSNFLTPAPHFEPFNRPSTFGGLASLSTAAFGGLGNPALASNSVFGHKDAPSAQQHFNGPHEPWNRLHRTPPSFPTPPPWLKPGDTERSASVSSHERERERDRERERDLDKRDSSVNKDDKERETAEKRHQNHPSPIPVNPLTLMSHTRSSEPSRNHIPSSESRDKDKPKDREREREHSDWKDSNTDDHKVKENHHTDKDTPVIHDSRVSEDKPANRVTASPYMRPGTIDRVNGGLTRDVLEKKGDITYEKKNSEVKVKEERKEEQDGPTGRSPEQRSTPQAPPPVALHPPSSMPVPMGMPSMHPINSISSLERTRMVAPFMGISPIPGAERFPYPAFHWDPMRDPYRGLDIHRRDPLARDLLLRNDPLHRLAAPRLYEAERLYRDREPHDFNRDLPHGLTLEQRREQERAHIEERERLHLLREDYEQGRLHPMHHHALDGHLPHPGLMAPGLPSMHYPRVSPSSAVAAQNGILNKTPPTASLSAPPPLIPTLGARSTSPRRTTPLGTDIRDRTPSHTHKDIEAR
- the LOC109097628 gene encoding autism susceptibility gene 2 protein-like isoform X9 gives rise to the protein MVPDFSVDTLSTNASQELQGLGIPKVSGLERSQEKSQETSRELSSATPSLVPTSHPKPPLPAPLHIQPPPSNRGIPLNPSPVQTQHPCPDHPLRPLLPPTTLPQTQGQEPSQAPPAQPQHPPEPPPHPRPPRTPGIYHHPPSPVLPAQQNPIQPVQHRPPSRCHPRPISAYSSSLTLNGLSSSRSSTPGKLPGPSPTPHLHHHQPAPTGAEASFPLPLPANPTASHTFPPSLPPSTLPHHTNMFASPAALPPPPPLTSNTLPVPGHPAGSAYSEQDLLRQELNTRFLASQSADRGASLGPPPYLRTEFHQHQHQHQHQHTHQHTHQHTFTPFPHAIMPTPAPPMVRTPARNFDKYPTKVDPFYRHSLFHSYPPAVSGIPPVIPPTGPFGSLQGAFQPRISNPLDVAARPGAVPHTLLQKDPRLTDPFRPVLRKPGKWCAMHVHIAWQIYHHQQKVKQQMQVDPHKLDFGLKPEFLSRPPGPTFFGAIHHPHDLARPASLFSAAGSTHPSAAPFGHPSHHPSNFLTPAPHFEPFNRPSTFGGLASLSTAAFGGLGNPALASNSVFGHKDAPSAQQHFNGPHEPWNRLHRTPPSFPTPPPWLKPGDTERSASVSSHERERERDRERERDLDKRDSSVNKDDKERETAEKRHQNHPSPIPVNPLTLMSHTRSSEPSRNHIPSSESRDKDKPKDREREREHSDWKDSNTDDHKVKENHHTDKDTPVIHDSRVSEDKPANRVTASPYMRPGTIDRVNGGLTRDVLEKKGDITYEKKNSEVKVKEERKEEQDGPTGRSPEQRSTPQAPPPVALHPPSSMPVPMGMPSMHPINSISSLERTRMVAPFMGISPIPGAERFPYPAFHWDPMRDPYRGLDIHRRDPLARDLLLRNDPLHRLAAPRLYEAERLYRDREPHDFNRDLPHGLTLEQRREQERAHIEERERLHLLREDYEQGRLHPMHHHALDGHLPHPGLMAPGLPSMHYPRVSPSSAVAAQNGILNKTPPTASLSAPPPLIPTLGARSTSPRRTTPLGTDIRDRTPSHTHKDIEAR